One Verrucomicrobiota bacterium JB022 genomic region harbors:
- a CDS encoding sodium:solute symporter, with protein sequence MPAEQSHVELVDALVLVAYFLMTLGIGFYFWRKSRSVAGFTAGNGSMSGILTGLSILGTYISSISFLALPGKAFATNWNSFVFSLSIPVAAVIAVKWFMPFYRDRGEVSAYSHLEERFGRWARVYTSLCYLLTQVARIATVTYLMALPVSVLLGVDIRLIILVTGITTTVYTFAGGIVGVIWTDAIQTVILILGALVCAGLMIFSLPGGAGQFLEAGLAYDKFSLGSFGPEVGESTFWVVLVYGLVINLQNFGIDQNYVQRYHASRSKAEAAKSIWIGGLIYLPVSALFFLIGTALFVYYATFPENLPAAYREASAADSVFPWFIVTELPAGVRGLLIASIFAAAMSTISSSLNSSSTIVLNDYFALLRDFATSEKAKMRVLYGATVVFGVLGTSLALALVNVPSILDAWWILAGTFGGGSFGLFLLGMLSRTATGRDAILAVLLGVVVILWLTFSTLLEGFPEALRSPFHGFFTIVIGTATILLTGFLSAACLRRG encoded by the coding sequence ATGCCGGCCGAGCAGAGCCATGTCGAGCTGGTGGACGCGCTCGTCCTGGTCGCGTATTTTCTCATGACGCTGGGGATCGGCTTTTACTTCTGGCGCAAGAGCCGCTCGGTGGCGGGCTTCACGGCAGGTAACGGCAGCATGTCGGGCATCCTCACCGGTCTCTCCATCCTCGGCACCTACATCAGTAGCATCAGTTTTCTGGCGCTGCCGGGCAAAGCCTTTGCCACCAACTGGAACTCGTTTGTCTTCAGCCTTTCGATCCCGGTTGCGGCAGTGATCGCCGTGAAGTGGTTCATGCCCTTTTACCGCGACCGGGGAGAAGTCTCGGCCTATTCGCACCTGGAGGAGCGTTTTGGCCGCTGGGCGCGCGTCTACACCAGCCTTTGTTATCTGCTGACGCAGGTCGCGCGCATCGCAACCGTCACTTACCTCATGGCGTTGCCCGTCAGTGTGTTGCTGGGGGTAGACATCCGCCTCATCATCCTCGTCACCGGCATCACGACGACGGTGTACACCTTTGCCGGCGGCATTGTGGGCGTGATCTGGACCGATGCGATTCAGACGGTGATCCTGATCCTGGGGGCGCTCGTCTGCGCGGGGCTCATGATCTTTTCGCTGCCCGGCGGGGCCGGGCAGTTCCTGGAGGCCGGACTGGCCTACGACAAGTTTTCACTCGGCAGCTTCGGGCCCGAAGTGGGCGAATCGACCTTCTGGGTTGTGCTTGTTTACGGGCTGGTGATCAACCTGCAGAATTTCGGCATCGATCAGAACTACGTCCAACGCTACCACGCCTCCCGGTCCAAGGCCGAGGCGGCGAAAAGCATCTGGATCGGCGGTCTGATCTACCTGCCCGTCTCGGCGCTGTTCTTCCTCATCGGCACCGCGCTCTTCGTCTACTATGCGACCTTCCCGGAAAATCTGCCGGCGGCCTACCGCGAGGCCTCTGCTGCCGATTCGGTTTTTCCGTGGTTCATCGTTACAGAGCTGCCGGCGGGCGTGCGCGGACTGCTGATCGCCTCGATCTTTGCCGCCGCCATGAGCACGATTTCGAGCAGCCTCAACTCTTCGTCGACCATCGTGCTCAACGACTATTTCGCGCTTCTGCGCGACTTTGCCACCAGCGAAAAGGCCAAAATGCGGGTCCTCTACGGCGCGACGGTCGTCTTCGGGGTCCTCGGGACGAGCCTGGCTCTGGCGCTCGTCAACGTGCCCAGCATCCTCGACGCCTGGTGGATCCTGGCGGGGACTTTTGGTGGGGGCAGCTTCGGGCTGTTCCTGCTAGGGATGCTTTCGCGCACTGCCACCGGCCGGGATGCGATCCTGGCGGTGCTTCTGGGGGTGGTGGTCATCCTGTGGCTCACGTTTTCCACTCTGCTGGAGGGCTTCCCTGAGGCGCTGCGCAGCCCCTTCCACGGCTTCTTTACCATCGTCATCGGCACGGCTACCATCCTGCTCACGGGCTTCCTCAGCGCGGCCTGCCTGCGGAGAGGGTAG
- a CDS encoding right-handed parallel beta-helix repeat-containing protein: MNLPTKPQSVRPVSHRPRVSPLRTFALCLASALGLAPVVSHAQNLLQNSSFEAPLGGSNNWVIGQAGAPTATVATDATQFHWEEQSVKMTYTGSQQPGVYKQVKQTVSGLTVGKTYYAYVWAKGQSVGAGTNFVIQGASQATTALPTGNFDWQLFECSFTADQTSLVVGVTLHSTTGSLWIDDVYLTEYQRKDVSTLGIPGNNTDVTTAIGAALNTHKFLYFPPGTYRVSGIITMPKGAIIQGAGDSTIFNQVADGNSIFRAFGNDTTFMGDNEYTAFKVIGGVIPSSYNPSKYIAHYKTAKNVLMRHCTADPGNLIFVTTHKSTYADITSEDQLSANIRVAFCTGIGPNVNGIVEEQACIRFRYTIDSEIYKNNLSFYGTGIGVWGGNASFGTGPNNNGAMTNPRWARRFYIAGNVANDMVNAGIFISMGQYITAEFNNTHRSDDISLDFEGCFDSVAQDNIASDGLNGAIANFYGTKNMVFRRNLVTSNIEGYPLYRMYNSSYVASNVQDVVLEDNVFISYAGLSSVDDFKGPGNITIRNNTFTNAVIDISHRGMGTSVPGPTITGNELNFTLAMTDPATAINVKVAAGDTTIENNRITWTNTTGRSTKTGIMYRRVLTAGQTINVRDNYILGCGAAGIDIYHPQPNVTAVVEDNQVGSTIYVGAQGQVTLNASNNQNLSGGANPPVWVP, translated from the coding sequence ATGAACCTACCCACAAAACCTCAATCCGTGCGGCCTGTCTCTCACCGCCCACGTGTTTCACCTCTACGCACCTTTGCCCTCTGCCTGGCTTCCGCCCTCGGGCTGGCCCCGGTGGTCTCTCACGCGCAGAACCTGCTCCAGAACAGTAGCTTCGAAGCGCCGCTCGGCGGCAGCAATAACTGGGTCATCGGGCAGGCCGGGGCTCCCACTGCCACCGTGGCGACCGACGCCACCCAGTTCCACTGGGAAGAGCAAAGCGTCAAGATGACCTACACCGGCTCCCAGCAGCCGGGCGTCTACAAGCAAGTCAAGCAGACCGTCTCCGGCCTCACGGTCGGCAAGACTTATTACGCCTACGTCTGGGCCAAGGGCCAGTCTGTGGGTGCGGGCACCAACTTCGTGATCCAAGGGGCTTCGCAGGCCACCACGGCCCTGCCGACGGGCAACTTCGATTGGCAGCTGTTCGAGTGCTCCTTCACCGCCGACCAGACTTCGCTCGTGGTGGGCGTCACGCTCCACTCGACCACCGGCTCGCTCTGGATCGACGATGTCTACCTGACGGAATACCAGCGCAAGGACGTCAGCACCCTCGGTATTCCCGGCAACAATACCGATGTCACCACCGCCATCGGCGCGGCCCTCAATACGCACAAGTTCCTCTACTTCCCGCCCGGTACCTACCGCGTGAGCGGCATCATCACGATGCCCAAAGGGGCCATTATCCAGGGCGCGGGCGACAGCACAATCTTCAACCAGGTGGCCGACGGCAACAGCATTTTCCGCGCGTTTGGCAACGACACCACCTTTATGGGCGACAACGAGTACACGGCCTTCAAGGTCATCGGTGGCGTGATCCCCTCGTCTTACAACCCCTCCAAATACATTGCGCACTACAAGACGGCCAAAAACGTCCTCATGCGCCACTGCACGGCCGACCCGGGTAACCTGATCTTCGTCACCACCCACAAGTCGACCTATGCCGACATCACGTCCGAAGACCAGCTCTCGGCCAACATCCGGGTCGCCTTTTGCACTGGGATCGGGCCGAACGTCAATGGCATCGTGGAAGAGCAGGCCTGCATCCGCTTCCGCTATACGATCGACAGTGAGATCTACAAGAACAACCTGAGCTTCTACGGCACCGGCATCGGGGTGTGGGGTGGCAACGCTTCCTTCGGCACCGGCCCGAACAACAACGGCGCGATGACGAATCCGCGTTGGGCCCGCCGATTCTACATCGCCGGCAACGTCGCCAACGACATGGTCAATGCCGGCATCTTCATCAGCATGGGCCAGTATATCACGGCCGAGTTCAACAACACCCACCGCTCCGACGACATCTCGCTCGATTTCGAAGGCTGCTTCGACAGCGTGGCGCAAGACAACATCGCGAGTGACGGCCTCAACGGCGCCATCGCCAACTTCTACGGCACGAAGAACATGGTCTTCCGCCGCAACCTCGTGACGAGCAATATCGAGGGCTACCCGCTCTACCGCATGTATAACAGCTCTTACGTCGCGAGCAATGTGCAGGACGTGGTGCTCGAAGACAACGTCTTCATCAGCTACGCCGGTCTCTCGTCGGTCGACGATTTCAAGGGCCCGGGCAATATTACCATTCGCAACAACACGTTCACCAACGCGGTGATCGACATTTCGCACCGCGGCATGGGCACCTCCGTCCCCGGCCCCACGATTACCGGCAACGAGCTGAACTTCACCCTCGCGATGACAGATCCGGCTACCGCGATCAACGTCAAGGTCGCCGCCGGTGATACGACGATCGAGAACAACCGCATTACCTGGACCAACACCACGGGCCGGAGCACCAAGACCGGTATCATGTATCGCCGCGTGCTCACCGCCGGGCAAACCATCAACGTCCGCGACAACTACATCCTCGGCTGTGGTGCCGCCGGGATCGACATCTACCATCCGCAGCCCAACGTGACCGCCGTGGTGGAAGACAATCAGGTGGGCAGCACGATCTATGTCGGTGCCCAAGGGCAAGTGACGCTCAACGCCTCCAACAATCAAAACCTCAGCGGGGGCGCCAACCCTCCCGTCTGGGTTCCCTGA
- a CDS encoding leucine-rich repeat domain-containing protein, with translation MRFPFKRCFFSLLASLFYLSFARAATFEGFVYEVASRAVTITAYEGSAPEVEIPATIGGRPVTAIGDWAFSNHSGLTSVTISDSVTRIGDYAFTGCSSLASLALGDGVASIGAYVFLGCSRLTDVSIPATVASIGPEAFGACPALQAIEVSPANPTFSSIGGVLFDHARQTLLAFPGGWEGAYEIPGSVSRIGAAAFASSFGLTRVTIPDAVTTIEARAFADCSHLAEVQFGQGVTVIGEGAFQGCSSLTRIALPAGVEQLGPWAFAACTLLAEVVLPEGLAHLGDNAFFSCSSLQAVAIPDSVTSVGQYAFADCLQLRRVTIGHGLTRIADRTFSGCRSLVDLSLGRSLASIGKHAFADCTGLTRVTIPVEVAKIELGAFSGCASLAAAVFTGALPVIQPWAFDAVASDFRIYYPARATTDDRALYWLGYPAELVPAASIWALSHGVAFNDALFDADPDQDGLANVFEYALGTSPAEVTSAALAPRLARSNQQLVYTHRRLIRNPPTIAYWWTTDLSLPIALWTPFGAVPVVTNPDADGDGQVEEVAVPLPEVGNLPVFIVMTVAP, from the coding sequence ATGCGCTTCCCCTTCAAGCGTTGTTTCTTCTCCCTTCTCGCCTCATTGTTTTACCTGTCGTTCGCCCGGGCGGCGACCTTTGAAGGCTTTGTCTACGAAGTCGCCTCCCGGGCTGTCACGATCACGGCCTACGAAGGTAGTGCACCGGAGGTCGAGATCCCGGCTACAATCGGCGGAAGACCCGTCACGGCGATTGGCGATTGGGCGTTCTCGAACCACTCCGGCCTGACGAGCGTCACGATTTCCGACAGCGTGACGCGGATTGGCGACTACGCCTTCACGGGCTGTTCCAGCCTGGCAAGCCTCGCCCTGGGCGATGGCGTTGCCAGCATCGGAGCATATGTCTTTCTGGGCTGTTCCCGCCTCACCGATGTGTCGATACCGGCCACGGTGGCAAGTATCGGCCCGGAGGCGTTTGGAGCGTGCCCGGCATTGCAGGCCATCGAAGTCAGCCCGGCCAACCCGACTTTCAGCAGCATCGGCGGCGTGCTTTTCGATCACGCGCGCCAGACGTTACTGGCCTTCCCGGGCGGCTGGGAGGGCGCCTATGAAATCCCGGGCAGCGTGTCGCGGATTGGAGCGGCAGCGTTTGCCTCCAGCTTCGGCCTGACCCGCGTCACCATCCCCGACGCGGTCACGACAATCGAAGCGCGAGCCTTTGCCGACTGTTCCCACTTGGCCGAGGTTCAGTTCGGCCAAGGGGTGACGGTGATCGGGGAGGGCGCTTTCCAGGGTTGTTCCAGCCTCACACGTATCGCTTTGCCGGCTGGGGTGGAGCAACTCGGGCCCTGGGCCTTCGCCGCTTGCACCCTGCTGGCGGAGGTCGTGCTGCCCGAGGGGCTCGCCCATCTTGGCGACAACGCGTTTTTCTCCTGCTCCAGCCTTCAGGCGGTAGCGATTCCGGACAGTGTTACCAGCGTGGGTCAGTATGCGTTTGCGGACTGCCTTCAGTTGCGCCGCGTCACCATCGGCCATGGCCTCACCCGGATTGCCGACCGCACTTTCTCGGGCTGCCGTAGTCTGGTCGATCTTTCACTGGGGCGTAGCCTCGCCAGCATCGGCAAGCACGCGTTCGCAGATTGCACCGGCCTGACGCGGGTCACGATCCCAGTGGAGGTTGCGAAGATCGAGCTTGGCGCGTTCAGCGGATGTGCCAGCTTGGCCGCAGCCGTCTTTACCGGGGCTTTGCCTGTAATCCAGCCATGGGCGTTCGACGCGGTGGCGTCCGACTTCCGCATTTACTACCCGGCCCGTGCGACGACGGATGATCGCGCGCTCTACTGGCTGGGATATCCTGCTGAGCTGGTGCCCGCGGCCTCTATCTGGGCCTTGTCGCATGGGGTGGCGTTTAACGACGCTTTATTCGACGCCGATCCGGATCAGGATGGGCTGGCGAATGTCTTTGAGTATGCGCTGGGCACCTCGCCTGCTGAGGTAACGTCTGCGGCTCTGGCCCCACGGCTGGCGCGGAGCAACCAGCAGCTCGTCTACACGCATCGCCGCCTGATCCGCAACCCGCCGACCATCGCCTACTGGTGGACGACGGACCTTTCGTTGCCCATCGCCCTCTGGACGCCCTTTGGCGCGGTGCCAGTGGTGACCAACCCGGATGCAGACGGCGATGGCCAGGTAGAGGAAGTCGCCGTGCCCCTGCCGGAGGTGGGTAATCTGCCCGTCTTCATCGTCATGACGGTGGCTCCCTGA
- a CDS encoding dihydrodipicolinate synthase family protein, producing MTTTLPVKGIWAALWIPMTPKGTLDKAALSSHLQFLKQRGIHGVLALGSTGCFPYFSLDERKTILEAVAELAAPLPVIANVSHIAPRAVAELAAHAKQTGVAGVGIMAPGFFPTAQDDMLEHFLVAAEASGLPCMLYNFPELIGTRIEPQTVAAFAQRAPMLAIKQSGGEFDYHHKLVELGREYGFAVFSGADTRLPEAFAIGAAGCIGGLVNILPEAMIHLYRVCAAGHSGAIEPYASQLRELGAIIDRIPFPLNVGGGMEARGFTVGVPQSRVSDTTQARYESIVTTLRDRFAAWGYPLHQPQPEDA from the coding sequence ATGACGACTACTCTCCCCGTAAAGGGCATCTGGGCTGCGCTTTGGATCCCGATGACGCCCAAAGGCACGCTGGACAAGGCAGCGCTGTCCAGCCACCTCCAGTTTCTCAAGCAACGCGGCATCCACGGTGTCCTTGCTCTCGGCAGCACGGGATGCTTCCCCTACTTCTCGCTCGATGAGCGCAAGACGATCCTCGAGGCCGTCGCGGAGCTGGCCGCGCCCTTGCCGGTCATCGCCAACGTCAGCCACATCGCACCCCGTGCCGTGGCCGAGCTGGCGGCCCACGCCAAGCAGACAGGCGTGGCTGGTGTCGGGATCATGGCTCCGGGCTTCTTCCCCACCGCGCAAGACGACATGCTCGAGCACTTCCTCGTCGCCGCCGAGGCGTCCGGGCTGCCCTGCATGCTTTATAATTTCCCCGAGCTGATCGGTACCCGTATCGAGCCGCAGACTGTGGCGGCCTTTGCCCAACGCGCACCCATGCTGGCGATCAAGCAGAGCGGCGGTGAGTTCGACTATCACCACAAGCTGGTCGAGCTGGGGCGCGAGTATGGATTCGCCGTGTTTTCCGGCGCGGATACCCGCCTGCCGGAAGCGTTTGCGATTGGGGCCGCCGGTTGCATTGGTGGGCTGGTCAACATCTTGCCCGAGGCCATGATCCACCTCTATCGAGTCTGTGCGGCAGGCCATTCGGGGGCGATCGAGCCCTACGCCAGCCAGCTCCGCGAGCTGGGTGCGATTATCGACCGGATCCCGTTCCCGCTCAATGTCGGGGGGGGCATGGAGGCGCGCGGCTTTACGGTCGGGGTGCCGCAATCCCGTGTGTCCGACACGACTCAGGCGCGCTATGAGAGCATCGTCACCACCCTGCGCGACCGCTTTGCGGCGTGGGGCTACCCGCTCCACCAACCCCAACCGGAGGACGCCTGA
- a CDS encoding VCBS repeat-containing protein, which translates to METDLSRPRRAARALLALALAATTTAQAADFERIGYHNPGMLVDLGVGLWAWPLPMDYDGDGLIDMVVACTDKPSNGIYYFRNSGTLDPQTGLPVFEAAERLGKAVGNPQISYVDGQPLVTSPNTVYPDFKETGFEQGVTMPAPEQVFTQGGEKASPFRIRANHWRYVDFEGDGAQDLVVGIGFWGDYGWDNAYNAQGEWTHGPLRGYVYLLRNEGTTEQPRYAEPVRLQAGGADVDVYGNPNPSFADFDGDGDLDLICGEFRDSFTYFENVGTRESPRYAAGKKLQANGKDLHMDLCMINPVAVDFNGDGWPDLVVGDEDGRVALVEHTGTMQDGLPLFKAPRYFRQFADEVKFGALSSPVSVDWDGDGLPDILTGNTAGYIGFIKNMGGNPPRWAPPVHLTAGGKEIREMAGPNGSIQGPAEAKWGYSNLSVGDWDGDGLLDILENGIWGYVTLYRNVGSAAEPALAPGERLTVEWPGKPQKPAWNWWTPEGDELVVQWRSTPAMVDLNEDGLMDLVTLDAEGYLALYERFKAEDGTLKLHPPRRVFQMANVSEFDSSGLPIKAEGERVAGPLIMNSGIGGRSGRRTFCFVDWDQDGVRDILMNSQPNVSLLKGLGQKDGQWHFRYEGPLSEQVLAGHSTTPTIVDWDEDGVPDLLLGAEDGFFYYLRNPASAR; encoded by the coding sequence ATGGAGACTGATCTTTCCCGCCCCCGCCGTGCAGCCCGTGCGCTGCTGGCCCTCGCCCTGGCCGCAACGACCACCGCGCAGGCGGCTGATTTCGAGCGCATCGGCTATCACAACCCCGGCATGCTCGTCGACCTGGGGGTCGGCCTCTGGGCCTGGCCGCTGCCGATGGACTATGACGGAGACGGCCTGATCGACATGGTTGTGGCCTGCACCGACAAGCCTTCCAACGGCATCTACTATTTCCGCAATTCCGGCACCCTAGATCCGCAGACGGGTTTGCCTGTGTTCGAGGCCGCCGAGCGTCTGGGCAAAGCGGTCGGCAATCCCCAGATCTCTTACGTCGACGGGCAGCCGCTGGTCACCAGCCCCAACACCGTCTACCCCGATTTCAAGGAGACGGGTTTTGAGCAAGGCGTTACCATGCCAGCGCCCGAGCAGGTCTTCACCCAGGGAGGGGAAAAAGCCTCGCCGTTTCGCATCCGCGCCAACCACTGGCGCTATGTCGACTTCGAGGGCGATGGCGCGCAGGACCTCGTCGTCGGCATCGGCTTCTGGGGCGATTATGGCTGGGACAATGCCTACAACGCTCAAGGCGAGTGGACCCACGGCCCGCTGCGCGGGTATGTCTACCTGTTACGCAACGAAGGTACGACCGAGCAGCCGCGCTATGCCGAGCCCGTCCGCCTTCAGGCGGGTGGGGCAGACGTCGACGTTTACGGCAACCCCAACCCCTCGTTTGCGGATTTTGACGGCGATGGCGACCTCGACCTGATCTGCGGCGAATTCCGCGACAGCTTTACTTATTTCGAAAACGTCGGCACCCGTGAATCGCCCCGCTATGCTGCCGGCAAGAAACTGCAGGCCAATGGCAAAGACCTCCATATGGACCTCTGCATGATCAACCCGGTGGCGGTCGACTTCAACGGCGACGGCTGGCCCGATCTGGTGGTGGGCGACGAAGACGGCCGGGTGGCTCTGGTCGAGCACACCGGCACGATGCAAGACGGGTTGCCGCTCTTCAAGGCCCCGCGCTACTTCCGCCAGTTTGCGGACGAAGTGAAATTCGGCGCGCTGTCCTCACCCGTGAGTGTCGACTGGGACGGCGACGGCCTGCCCGACATCCTGACCGGCAACACGGCGGGCTACATCGGCTTTATCAAGAACATGGGCGGCAACCCGCCGCGCTGGGCCCCGCCGGTCCACTTGACAGCCGGGGGTAAGGAAATCCGGGAGATGGCAGGGCCCAACGGTTCCATCCAGGGGCCGGCCGAGGCGAAGTGGGGCTACTCCAATCTCAGCGTCGGCGATTGGGACGGCGACGGCCTGCTCGACATCCTCGAAAACGGCATCTGGGGCTACGTCACGCTCTACCGCAACGTCGGCAGCGCCGCCGAACCCGCGCTGGCGCCGGGCGAGCGCCTGACCGTCGAGTGGCCGGGCAAGCCGCAGAAGCCCGCCTGGAACTGGTGGACGCCCGAGGGCGACGAGCTCGTCGTGCAATGGCGCTCCACCCCCGCGATGGTCGACCTGAACGAGGACGGCCTGATGGACCTCGTGACGCTGGACGCGGAAGGCTACCTCGCCCTCTACGAGCGCTTCAAGGCCGAGGATGGCACCTTGAAGCTGCACCCACCCCGCCGCGTCTTCCAGATGGCCAACGTCAGCGAATTCGACAGCAGCGGCTTGCCGATCAAGGCCGAAGGCGAGCGCGTCGCCGGGCCGTTGATCATGAATTCCGGCATCGGCGGGCGCAGCGGTCGCCGCACGTTCTGCTTTGTCGATTGGGACCAGGACGGCGTGCGCGACATCCTGATGAACAGCCAGCCCAACGTCAGCCTGCTCAAGGGGCTGGGCCAGAAAGACGGCCAGTGGCACTTCCGCTACGAAGGGCCCTTGAGCGAGCAAGTCCTCGCCGGCCACTCCACCACGCCGACGATTGTCGACTGGGACGAAGATGGCGTGCCCGACCTGCTGCTGGGAGCCGAAGACGGCTTCTTCTACTACCTGCGCAACCCCGCTTCAGCGCGTTAG
- a CDS encoding flotillin family protein, with product MHPVLLPILAQAAADAEATASRGGGILGDLTLITIGILLFILVAVVFFVTSAYQKVEQGKALIRNGAGGTKVSFTGMIVLPVVHKLEKMDITVRRVTVERRGSEGLICKDNMRADIAVDFFVRINDNEADVKNVATSIGCERASSIEGIRELFDAKFSEALKTVGKQFHFEELYTERNKFRDEIIKVIGTDLNGYVLEDAAIDYLEQTGLEHLNPNNILDAEGIKKITDRTSREKILANQIDQDRVKTITKQNVEAREAVLELEKQQAEAEEKQKREISVIRSREEAESKRVAEEQRLRHEQARIATEEELAIATENKDRQIIIAQKNKQRTDAIETERVQRDRDLEVVERQKVTQLADIEREKAVEVEKRNIQEVIKDRVMVEKTVVIEQEKIKDTEAFAGADRAKQVAITKAEQEAQEKLIAQLKAAEASKDAEVMKAEELFLTQVRAAEASKRSAELKAQELVVTAEAEESASQRTAEAKKNLASAKTAETAAAGLGEAQVLEAMAAAKLKEGESLAKSDELRYLADATGIKEKAEAMKIFDGVGREHEEFKLRLQKDKEIELASIEVNERIAEHQAAVLAEALKNTRVDIVGGSTDFYDRIVGAVTRGKSVDRTINSSEHLLDVKETFFDGGPEQFRANVTQWVNKLGLRTEDVRNLTLSALLAKLAGLAGNDQSLLAKIQEYIGIADKSPYGQMFVRDLLALNPTLTQKN from the coding sequence ATGCACCCTGTCCTGCTTCCTATCCTCGCGCAAGCCGCTGCCGATGCCGAAGCCACTGCCAGCCGAGGCGGTGGTATCCTTGGCGACCTGACCCTCATTACCATCGGGATCCTGCTCTTTATCCTGGTGGCCGTCGTCTTTTTCGTCACCTCCGCCTACCAGAAGGTGGAGCAGGGCAAGGCGCTGATCCGCAACGGCGCGGGCGGCACCAAGGTCTCGTTTACCGGCATGATCGTGCTGCCCGTCGTCCACAAGCTGGAGAAGATGGACATCACGGTGCGCCGGGTCACGGTCGAGCGCCGCGGTTCGGAAGGCCTCATCTGCAAGGACAACATGCGGGCCGACATCGCGGTCGATTTCTTCGTGCGCATCAACGATAACGAGGCCGATGTAAAGAACGTCGCCACCTCCATCGGTTGCGAACGCGCCAGCAGTATCGAAGGCATCCGCGAGCTCTTCGACGCCAAGTTCTCCGAGGCACTCAAGACGGTGGGCAAGCAGTTCCACTTCGAAGAGCTTTACACCGAGCGTAACAAGTTCCGCGATGAGATCATCAAGGTGATCGGGACGGACTTGAACGGCTACGTGCTCGAAGACGCCGCCATCGACTATCTGGAGCAGACGGGGCTCGAACACCTCAACCCCAACAACATCCTCGACGCCGAAGGCATCAAGAAGATCACCGACCGCACCTCGCGCGAAAAGATCCTCGCCAACCAGATCGATCAGGACCGCGTCAAGACCATCACCAAGCAAAACGTTGAGGCGCGCGAAGCCGTGCTTGAGCTGGAGAAGCAACAAGCCGAAGCCGAGGAAAAGCAGAAGCGCGAAATCTCCGTCATCCGCAGCCGCGAAGAGGCCGAATCGAAGCGCGTGGCCGAAGAGCAGCGCCTCCGCCACGAGCAGGCCCGCATCGCCACCGAGGAAGAGTTGGCCATCGCGACCGAGAACAAGGATCGCCAGATCATCATCGCGCAAAAGAACAAGCAGCGTACCGATGCCATTGAGACCGAGCGCGTCCAGCGCGACCGCGATCTGGAAGTGGTCGAGCGCCAGAAAGTGACCCAACTGGCCGACATCGAGCGCGAAAAAGCCGTGGAAGTCGAAAAGCGCAACATCCAGGAGGTGATCAAGGACCGCGTGATGGTCGAGAAGACCGTCGTGATCGAGCAGGAAAAGATCAAGGACACCGAAGCCTTTGCCGGGGCCGACCGCGCCAAGCAAGTCGCCATCACCAAGGCCGAGCAGGAAGCGCAGGAAAAGCTCATCGCCCAGCTCAAGGCCGCCGAAGCGAGCAAGGACGCCGAAGTGATGAAGGCCGAAGAGCTCTTCCTCACCCAAGTCCGTGCCGCCGAGGCCAGCAAGCGCTCGGCCGAGCTGAAGGCGCAGGAGCTCGTCGTGACCGCCGAAGCCGAAGAAAGCGCCAGCCAGCGCACCGCCGAAGCCAAGAAAAACCTCGCCTCCGCCAAGACGGCCGAGACCGCCGCCGCTGGCCTGGGCGAAGCCCAAGTGCTCGAAGCCATGGCCGCCGCCAAGCTGAAGGAAGGCGAATCGCTCGCCAAGAGCGACGAGCTGCGCTACCTCGCCGATGCCACCGGTATCAAGGAAAAGGCCGAGGCGATGAAGATCTTCGACGGCGTGGGCCGCGAACACGAAGAGTTCAAGCTGCGCCTGCAGAAGGACAAGGAGATCGAGCTGGCTTCCATCGAAGTCAACGAACGCATTGCCGAGCACCAGGCCGCCGTTTTGGCCGAGGCGCTCAAGAACACCCGCGTCGACATCGTGGGCGGCAGCACCGACTTCTACGACCGCATCGTCGGCGCCGTCACGCGCGGCAAGTCGGTCGACCGCACGATCAACAGCTCCGAGCACCTGCTCGACGTCAAGGAGACCTTCTTCGACGGCGGGCCGGAGCAGTTCCGCGCCAACGTCACCCAATGGGTCAACAAGCTGGGCCTGCGCACCGAAGACGTCCGCAACCTCACGCTGAGCGCCCTCTTGGCCAAGCTGGCCGGCCTCGCAGGCAACGACCAGAGCCTGCTGGCCAAGATCCAGGAGTATATCGGCATCGCCGACAAGTCGCCTTACGGCCAGATGTTTGTGCGCGATCTGCTGGCCCTCAACCCCACGTTGACGCAAAAGAACTAA